ACTTCTTGAACTCTTCCATCATCGCCATTTGGGACTCCCTCGTTGTTGTTGATACAAGCATTTGCATGATACCCGAAGGCTCCGCAGGCTGTCCCACACCCAAATGCTGCAAGAGCACAAAAGACCATTCTGCCAAAGCGTGTAGCCCAGACAATTTTTTTCCCTCAGGTATTGCCGTTCACATATAATTTTGGATGCTGGAAGCTCGCTATTAATTCTTAAAATTCGTATATTCACGGAGTGGGGTTGGTATGAGTAATGAAAAGCAGGTCGATCCGGGCCGACGCGGGTTGCTGGTCGCGACGTGCGCGGCCGGTGGCGTCGTCGGTGTGTCCACGGCGGGAGCCCTGGTCAGCACCTTCCAGCCTTCCGAGCGCGCAAAAGCGGCGGGAGCCCCGGTCGAGGTCGACATTTCCGATGTCGCTCCCGGTGAAATGAAAGTCGTCGAATGGCGCGGCAAGCCGGTCTGGATCCTGCGCCGCACCCCGGAAATGATGGCCACCCTCGAGAAAGACCAGGGCGAACTGGCCGATCCCGGCTCCGACAATGTGTTCCAGCTGCCGATGCCGGAATACGCCAAGAACCCGTTCCGCGCGCGCGCCGAGCACAAGGAAGTGCTGGTCACGGTCGGCATCTGCTCGCACCTGGGCTGTTCCCCCTCCTCGCGCCTGGCCTCCGGCCCGCAGCCGAACCTGCCCGACAACTGGCCGGGCGGCTTCCTGTGCCCCTGCCACGGCTCGACCTTCGATTTGTCCGCGCGCGTGTTCAAGAACAAGCCGGCGCCGACGAATATGGATGTCCCCCCGTATATGTATCTGTCCGATAACAAGCTGGTGATCGGCAAAGACGAGAAAGGCGAGGCATAAACCATGGGCGCATTCAAGGAGACCAAGCTACCCGCCGACGCACCGGTGAGCCAGAAAGCCCTGGCCTGGGTCGATGACCGCTTCCCCGCATCGAAGCTGTGGAACGACCAGTGGGGCAAGTATTACGCACCCAAGAACTTCAACGTCTGGTACCTGTTCGGTTCGCTGGCGGCCCTGGTGCTGGTGCTGCAGATCGTCACCGGCATCTTCCTGACGATGCACTACAAGCCGGACGCCGCGCTGGCCTTCGGCTCGGTCGAATACATCATGCGCGAAGTGCCATGGGGCTGGCTGGTGCGCTACCTGCACTCGACCGGCGCCTCGGCCTTCTTCATCGTGGTCTACCTGCACATGGCGCGCGGGCTGATGTACGGTTCCTACCGCAAGCCGCGCGAACTGGTCTGGCTGTTCGGCTTCGGCATCTTCCTGTGCCTGATGGCCGAGGCCTTCTTCGGCTACCTGCTGCCATGGGGCCAGATGTCGTACTGGGGCGCCCAGGTGATCGTCAACCTGTTCGGCGCGATCCCCGTGATCGGCGAAGACCTGTCGCTGTGGATCCGCGGCGACTACGTGGTCTCCGACGCCACCCTGAACCGGTTCTTCGCCTTCCACGTGATCGCGCTGCCGCTGGTGATCATCGGCCTGGTGGCCGCCCACCTGACGGCGCTGCACGAAGTGGGCTCGAGCAACCCGGACGGCGTCGAGATCAAGGAAACCCTGGGCCCGGACGGCCATCCGCTGGACGGCATCCCATCGCACCCCTACTACACCACCAAGGACTTGTTCGGCGTGTCGGTATTCCTGCTGCTGTTCTCGGCAGTCGTGTTCTTCGCACCGGAAATGGGTGGCTACTTCCTGGAGTACAACAACTTCTTGCCGGCCGACTCGATGAAGACCCCGGCCCACATCGCGCCGACCTGGTACTTCACGCCGTTCTACTCGGTGCTGCGCGCGACCACGGCCGACTTCATGTACGTGCTGATGATTGGTGTGGCCCTGTACGTCGCCTTCATCTGGCTCAAGTCGCGGCTGGCCTTCCGCACCAAGGCGATCATCGCCGTGGTCGGCCTGGTGTTGATCATCGGCATGCTGCCGCAGGTGCTGGACGCGAAATTCTGGGGCGTGGTGCTGTTCGGTTCGTCAGTGATGATCATTGCCGGCCTGCCATGGCTCGACCACTCGCCGGCCAAGTCGCTGCGCTACCGTCCGAGCTGGCACAAGTGGATCTATTCGCTGTTCGCGCTCGTGTTCGTGACCCTGGGCTACCTGGGCACCCAGTTGCCGACCCCGGCCTTCACCATCCTGTCGCAAGTGTGCACGCTGGCCTACTTTGCGTTCTTCCTCCTGATGCCGTGGTGGAGCACGATGGGCACCTTCAAGCCGGTGCCGACCCGTGTCACCTTCACCCCGCACTGATCACCGGACAAGAGCACAAGGACACGACATGAAATTGTTTGCAAAGAAACTGATTGCAGTCCTGGCGCTGGTGCCGGGACTGGCATTCGCCGCCGAAGGCGGGATTCCGCTGGATCGCGCCCCGGACCGCAACGACCTGGCGTCGCTGCAGAATGGCGCCAAGCTGTTCGTCAACTATTGCCTGAATTGCCACGCCGCAGCCTCGATGCGCTACAACCGCCTGCGCGATATCGGCCTGACGGAAGACCAGATTCGCGAAAATCTGTTGTTTTCTGCCGACAAAGTCGGGGACATGATGACGACCGCGATGCGTCCAAAAGATGCGGCCGCCTGGTTCGGCGCGGTGCCGCCGGATTTGTCGGTGATCGCGCGCGCCAAGGCCTCGCCGGCGGGCTCGGGCGCGGACTACCTGTACACCTATCTGCGCACCTTCTACCAGGACGAAACCCGCCCGACCGGCTGGAACAATATGGTGGTGCCGAATGTTGCGATGCCGCACGCCATGTGGCAGCAGCAGGGGATCCGGGTCGCCAAGTTCGCCGAGGAAGCCGATCCGCACGAGCCGGGCAAGATGGTCCACAAGTTCGCCGGCTTCGAGCAGGTCTCGCCCGGCACCATGAGCCAGCAGGAATTCGATGCCGCTACCGCCGACCTGGTTGCCTACATGGTCTGGATGGCCGAGCCAGCGCAAAACACCCGCAAACGGCTCGGTGTGATCGTGCTGCTGTTCCTGTCCGTGTTCGCCTTTTTGGCCTGGCGTTTGAACGAATCGTACTGGAAAGAAGTGAAGTAATTCGTTTTCCTTGCCCGGTTGGCTATAATACGGGCAATCATTTCTCTGGGGTGAGTGTTAGGGAACACCATGTATTCCCTGGCGCTACACCCCTTTGTTTCTTAAGGAACTATAAACCATGATGGTTCTCTACTCCGGCACCACGTGCCCGTTTTCCCAACGCTGCCGCCTCGTCCTGTTCGAAAAAGGCATGGACTTCGAGGTGCGCGACGTCGATCTGTTCAATAAGCCGGAAGATATTTCGACCATGAACCCCTACGGCCAGGTACCGATCCTGGTCGAGCGAGAGCTCATCCTGTACGAATCGAACATCATCAACGAGTACATCGACGAGCGTTTCCCGCACCCGCAACTGATGCCGGCCGACCCGCTGATGCGCGCCCGTGCCCGCCTGATGCTGTTTAACTTCGAGAAAGAACTGTTCGTCCATGTGCACACGCTGGAAAGCGAACGCAACAAGGCGAACGACAAGAACCACGACAAGGCCCGCGCCGAAATCCGCGACCGCCTGACCACCCTGGCGCCGCTGTTCCTGAAGAACAAGTACATGCTGGGCGACGAGTTCTCGATGCTGGACGTGGCGATCGCCCCGCTGCTCTGGCGCCTGGACCACTATGGCATCGAGCTGTCGAAGACCGCGGCGCCGCTGATGAAGTATGCCGAGCGCATCTTCTCGCGTCCGGCCTATATCGAGGCGCTGACCCCGTCCGAGAAAGTGATGCGTCGTTGATGTGTTCCCGGGCAGGGCCTCGCGCCCTGCCCTGTTTGCTTTTTGCTTTACGTTTCGTCATTGGACGCCCGCGCGGCGAATCCGGTAGACTGGCGTGACGGCCTGTATTCCTAGACACCACCATGGCAGAGATCTCCACCAAACCCTACCTGCTGCGCGCCATCTACGAATGGTGCACGGACAGTGGCTTCACGCCCTATATCGCTGTCAAGGTCGATGGGGCGACGACCGTGCCGATGGAATATGTTCGCAAGGGCGAGATCATCCTGAACATCAGCTACGGCGCGACGTCGGGGCTGAAGATGGACAATGACGCGATCCACTTCCGTGCGCGCTTCAATGGCGTGTCGCGGGAGATCTATATCCCGGTGCACAATGTGTTGGCGATTTATGCCAATGAGAATGGGCAGGGGATGGCGTTCGAGGTGGGAGCGGCGCCTGAAGGTTCCGCTGCATCGGCGGATACTGCCGAGACGGCGCCGGCTGCGCCGGCCTTGTCGGCCGTGCCGTCGAAGGGTGTGGATTCGCCCGTGGTGGCGGATACTCCGCCGCCTGCGCCAGGTGGCGACGATGAGCCGCCCAAGAAAGGCGGCCGTCCGACCTTGACCAGGATCAAATAGCGTATAATCGTTGTCTTAAGATCATGCCGACTTAGCTCATCAGGTAGAGCAGTTGATTTGTAATCATCAGGTGGCGGGTTCGAGTCCTGCAGTCGGCACCAAGAATTGGTAGTGAAAACGACGCCTTACGTTCATCGAACGTAAGGCGTTTTGTCTTTGTAATCGGTAAAAAGACACGTTCAGCGCACTCGGCTTTATAGGGGCCTCCACAGTGCAACAGACAGATAGCATGATCGGTCCCTCCCCACAGAAATCATTTTAATTCCAATATTTTGTGGCTCATCGCATAATTATGACGATAACCCACAAAATTCAGGAATTATCATCCTTGATGCGTAGGATGATTAATTCTATAATTTTGTGGATTAAGTGCGAGATACCGGGCGAGGTACACACTATGTTGGATTTAAGCTTTAACAAACCGGGTGAGGTCATCAAGCGCCTGTGTGCCCGCTTGCGCACCGAGCGATTGGCGCTGAACATGACGCAGGCCGATCTGGCCGGGCGTGCTGGCATTGGGACCAATACCCTATCCAACCTTGAGGCCGGGCGCAATGTCGGCCTAGAAGCTGTGATCCGGGTGGCAATAGCACTTGGTCGAATCAAGGAGCTCGAAGGCCTGTTCCTGCCCAAGCTGGACACCATCGAAGACATTCAGCGCTATGAAAGCAGCGCCAAGCGCATTCGGACAAAAAAGAAGAGGGCCGATCATGCTTGAGAAAGTAAACGTCTTTTATGAAGGATGGGGCGAACGCTGGCACTGGGGCACATTGGCCACGACAACTGCCCTGACCGGCCGCCCGCTGATCGTGTTCCAATATAGTAACGAAGCCAAGCAAAGAGGCTTGGAACTGTCCTCGTACACATTGCCGCTGGAAGGCCCCCAGTTGCGACGCGATTTCCCACACCACCAACTGCAACTGCCAGGACCCGTCTATGACGCCTTGCCGGATGGATGGGGCATGTTGCTGATGGACCGCCTGTTCAGGCGTCGAGGACTCACTACGGCGCGCATTGGCGCCCTTGAACGGTCGGCCTATGTCGGTAGCAACGCGATGGGGGCCATGACATTCGAACCCGTGGCGCCCGAGGGAGAAGAGCCGGACGTCCACATTCCACTGGAACAGCTTGCCGCCGAAGTGCAGGAAGTGCTCCATGGAGAAGGCGGGGAGTTCCTGGAGACCTTGCTTCTGGTCGGCGGTTCGCCCCAAGGTGCAAGGCCCAAGGCGCTGGTCTATCGCGACCCTCGATCCAGCGGATTTACCACGGCCGTCAGGCCCGGATTCGAACCCTGGCTCATCAAGTTCCCGGCCAAGGAAGAACACCCCGAGGTATGCGCCATCGAGATGGTCTATGCCGAATGCCTGCGCAAATGCGGCATCGAGACCCCGGACACGCAATACTTCAGTTTGCCTAACGGGCTGGCGGCGTTTGCCAGCAAGCGCTTCGATCGGCAAAATGGACTGCGCGTGCCCATGCAGAGCCTCGCCGCGTTTACGGGCGCCAATTACCAGACACCGGGGGCGTTGGACTACGTCAATTTCTTACGCGCGACGCAAATGTGCACCAATGATGTGCGAGAGATGGAGATAGCCTTCAAACGCGCTGTCTTCAATATTGCGTTCAACAATAGGGACGATCATCCCAAGAACTTCGCCTACATCATGGCGCCAGATGGTCAGTGGAGACTGGCGCCCGCATACGACGTGACCTTCTGCGAGGGACCAGGTGGATATCATCAGATGGACGTGATGGGAGAGGCTCTGGCAATTTCCCGTACACACATTCTTCGGCTTGCCGACGAAGCCGAGGTGTCCCAGGACATAGCAGGCATGCTGATTAACGGAATTTGCGAAGTGGCAAGCCAGTTCGCCGTGATCGCTGAGGATATGTATCCGCACGATATTACTCAAGACACCTTGCGTACTATACAAGGTCGCATCGACGAAAACGTAGCGCGACTGCGGCAAGATCATGGGCGGCCTGGTGACCGTTGAGCATGTAATCATCAGGTGGCGGGTTCGAGTCCCACGGTCGGCAGCAGTACTCAGCAAAAGCCCAGCCTTGGTGCTGGGCTTTTTGCTGTCCGGGCCTTGTCGACGATACTGGCCTGCAGGAAGAAAAAAGCCCCGCTCCTATCGGAACGGGGCTTTTTGTCCTAATGCCGCAGAAGGGGCATCAAGCAGTCGGCATCAGAACGGGCCGACAACCGACGCCACCAGAATAACGCCGTTCTCTTCAGCTGCGTCGATATAACCGTGCGGCAGTCCTTCAATGCGGATCACGTAGTCTTCGCTATCGATGGCGCCATTACCGGTATCGATGACCAGCCAGGCGTTATACGCGTCATACGTGTCCTGGATCAGGAGCCCCTGATACGCGAGGTCGGCTGCAGGACTCGTGTTCGCCATGAAGAGATCGTTCAAGGCCGTCATTGCCTGACTCCCGGTTTGGAATGCAAATGCGCTCCAGGTCTGGTCGACGAGAATTTGAAGATC
This portion of the Telluria beijingensis genome encodes:
- the petA gene encoding ubiquinol-cytochrome c reductase iron-sulfur subunit translates to MSNEKQVDPGRRGLLVATCAAGGVVGVSTAGALVSTFQPSERAKAAGAPVEVDISDVAPGEMKVVEWRGKPVWILRRTPEMMATLEKDQGELADPGSDNVFQLPMPEYAKNPFRARAEHKEVLVTVGICSHLGCSPSSRLASGPQPNLPDNWPGGFLCPCHGSTFDLSARVFKNKPAPTNMDVPPYMYLSDNKLVIGKDEKGEA
- a CDS encoding cytochrome b, producing MGAFKETKLPADAPVSQKALAWVDDRFPASKLWNDQWGKYYAPKNFNVWYLFGSLAALVLVLQIVTGIFLTMHYKPDAALAFGSVEYIMREVPWGWLVRYLHSTGASAFFIVVYLHMARGLMYGSYRKPRELVWLFGFGIFLCLMAEAFFGYLLPWGQMSYWGAQVIVNLFGAIPVIGEDLSLWIRGDYVVSDATLNRFFAFHVIALPLVIIGLVAAHLTALHEVGSSNPDGVEIKETLGPDGHPLDGIPSHPYYTTKDLFGVSVFLLLFSAVVFFAPEMGGYFLEYNNFLPADSMKTPAHIAPTWYFTPFYSVLRATTADFMYVLMIGVALYVAFIWLKSRLAFRTKAIIAVVGLVLIIGMLPQVLDAKFWGVVLFGSSVMIIAGLPWLDHSPAKSLRYRPSWHKWIYSLFALVFVTLGYLGTQLPTPAFTILSQVCTLAYFAFFLLMPWWSTMGTFKPVPTRVTFTPH
- a CDS encoding cytochrome c1; the protein is MKLFAKKLIAVLALVPGLAFAAEGGIPLDRAPDRNDLASLQNGAKLFVNYCLNCHAAASMRYNRLRDIGLTEDQIRENLLFSADKVGDMMTTAMRPKDAAAWFGAVPPDLSVIARAKASPAGSGADYLYTYLRTFYQDETRPTGWNNMVVPNVAMPHAMWQQQGIRVAKFAEEADPHEPGKMVHKFAGFEQVSPGTMSQQEFDAATADLVAYMVWMAEPAQNTRKRLGVIVLLFLSVFAFLAWRLNESYWKEVK
- a CDS encoding glutathione S-transferase N-terminal domain-containing protein: MMVLYSGTTCPFSQRCRLVLFEKGMDFEVRDVDLFNKPEDISTMNPYGQVPILVERELILYESNIINEYIDERFPHPQLMPADPLMRARARLMLFNFEKELFVHVHTLESERNKANDKNHDKARAEIRDRLTTLAPLFLKNKYMLGDEFSMLDVAIAPLLWRLDHYGIELSKTAAPLMKYAERIFSRPAYIEALTPSEKVMRR
- a CDS encoding ClpXP protease specificity-enhancing factor codes for the protein MAEISTKPYLLRAIYEWCTDSGFTPYIAVKVDGATTVPMEYVRKGEIILNISYGATSGLKMDNDAIHFRARFNGVSREIYIPVHNVLAIYANENGQGMAFEVGAAPEGSAASADTAETAPAAPALSAVPSKGVDSPVVADTPPPAPGGDDEPPKKGGRPTLTRIK
- a CDS encoding helix-turn-helix transcriptional regulator — encoded protein: MDLSFNKPGEVIKRLCARLRTERLALNMTQADLAGRAGIGTNTLSNLEAGRNVGLEAVIRVAIALGRIKELEGLFLPKLDTIEDIQRYESSAKRIRTKKKRADHA
- a CDS encoding type II toxin-antitoxin system HipA family toxin, which codes for MLEKVNVFYEGWGERWHWGTLATTTALTGRPLIVFQYSNEAKQRGLELSSYTLPLEGPQLRRDFPHHQLQLPGPVYDALPDGWGMLLMDRLFRRRGLTTARIGALERSAYVGSNAMGAMTFEPVAPEGEEPDVHIPLEQLAAEVQEVLHGEGGEFLETLLLVGGSPQGARPKALVYRDPRSSGFTTAVRPGFEPWLIKFPAKEEHPEVCAIEMVYAECLRKCGIETPDTQYFSLPNGLAAFASKRFDRQNGLRVPMQSLAAFTGANYQTPGALDYVNFLRATQMCTNDVREMEIAFKRAVFNIAFNNRDDHPKNFAYIMAPDGQWRLAPAYDVTFCEGPGGYHQMDVMGEALAISRTHILRLADEAEVSQDIAGMLINGICEVASQFAVIAEDMYPHDITQDTLRTIQGRIDENVARLRQDHGRPGDR